The genomic DNA ttaactcagatgaccattatatctactactgtgggcaggaatcccttagaagaaatggagtagccatcatggtcaacaagagtctgaaaagcagtacttggatgcaatctcaaaaacgacagaatgatctctgttcatttccaaggcaaaccattcagtatcacagtaatccaagtctatgccccaaccagtaatgctgaagaagctgaagttgaatggttctatgaagactctcaagaccttttagaactaacaccctttTAGttagtccttttcattataggggactggaatgcaaaagtatgaagtcaggaaacacctggagtaagaggcaaatttggccttggagtgcagaatgaaaCCGGGCAAagggtaatagagttttgccaagagaacgtactggtcatagcaaacacccggttcctacaacacaagagaagactctacacatggatatcaccagatggtcaacatcgaaatcagattgattatattctttgcagccaaaaatggggaagccctatacagtTAGCAGAAACAGGACTGGGcctgactgtggctccgatcatgaactccttattgccaaattcagacttaaattgaagaaagtagggaaagccactagaccattcaggtatgacctaaatcaaatccctcatggttatacagtggaagtgagaaatagatttaagggactagatctgatagacagagtgcctgatgaactatggatggaggtttgtgacattgtacaggagacagggatcaagaccatcatcTTATTCAAGTCACCCTAAAACATGAGATCATCATGAGTCTTATGATTCTCATTGCTTTTCAGAGGAACAAAGTGAGAAATGAATGGTTTAATTTGTGTtcaaagatacacagatgatacatGGTGAGCAGAGATTAAACTCAGCACTCTGGCCACCTATCTCCCTAAGCCCCCCAGTCCTACACTGTACTGTCCTCTCTTCAAAGGAAAAGACTTCACCAAAAATCaagcaacaaaaaagcaaaactttagCCAAAATATACATAGCTATTCAGTAAACTGCATATAGATAAgcaaaaaatgaatagaaaaccTTATAGGAGATTTTTGCTTCTTTCTcaatttctgaattttctgtttttaaatgaacTTGGACTAGTTCCATAGATTATTAGCTTTTATATTATCACTGATCTTAATACACTAAGTAATTTAAGACatcttctgaaaagaaaatatttctgagttttaaaaaaagcactACCTCCCAAAATAATTTCAATTAGGTGAGCCAGGAAAGTTTGCatttttgttataaatatttCCACACGGGTAAatcaaatgatacaaataaagcATACCTAAATTAGCTGAAAGTGAATTATATATGATAGCTTTCCTTTCCTGTGGACAAAGACAAAGATATATACTCACCACACAATTgttctaatgttttttttttagtgttttatgCATGTTCTGATGTTTCAAAAAAGGTCTACATGTATGTaactcacatttttaaaaactcgaGAAAAATACACAACACATGACTCTCACTACTATTATATTTCCAATGCTCACTTGAAATCTGGGAACTTCCACCTTCTGTTTTACTCATTTCtgtactttaattttcatttcgtGGTATAAAAATGACCCATTAGCCTTTCCCACTCTCTCAACTTAAGTATTGGTACAAATGTAGTCACAAATCAATTATTCTTTCCAACTAATTGTTTGAACAACCATCTACCTAATAAATAAGAAGCCCAATATGTCTTATGAGGCTACTTCTCTCTACAATTGTCTAAGAATCCAGTCAGATGAGAGCAGCTCTCCTCTGATGTAAGAGGCTATTGGAGTTTGATCAGACTTCTATAAGCTATCATTATCACAGCCACATGATACTTAGTCCCCTACCAAGTCCACTTGGCAACTCTATCAGGAGTGTGTCCACAGCATATATTTTCCCAGGATTCTCCTTAAGGCCCCCATGACATCTTTAttcctcaggctgtagatgaGGGGGTTCAGGGCTGGGGTGACAATCGTGTAGAAGACAGAGATGATGTTGTCCTGCTTGGGGCTGTGGAGGGAACTGGGCAGAACATACATGAATGTGGCTGCTCCATAGAACATCCCGACCACAGTCAGGTGGGAAGAGCAGGTGACCAGGGCTTTCTGCCTCCCTTCATTTGAGGGCATGTGGAGCACAGTAAGCAGGATTAGTGTGTAGGAGGCAAGGATAGCAACAAGAGGAGGGATCAGGAAGGTCACGCCCATCACATACACCATGAGTTCATATCTGGAAGTATCTGCACAGGCCAACTTCAACAGAGGTGGAATCTCACAGAGCAGGTGGCTGATCTCACGGGCTTTGCAAAAGGGATAGTGCATGGTGTACACAGTATATACAATGGCACTAAGGGATGCCAAAATCCAGGATGTGGCCACCATGAGCCAGCAAACTCTCGGCCTCATGAGGACCATGTAGTTCAGAGGATGACAAATGGCCACATACCTGTCATAGGCCATGAAGGCCAGTAGGAGGTCCTCTGAACCACCCAGGGTCAGTGCCAGAAACATCTGAAGGGCACAGCCCACGAAGGAGATGGTGTTTTCACTGAGCAGAAAATCCATAATGGCCTTGGGAGTGACAACAGATGTGAAGAGGAGGTCCATGAGAGAGAGCTGCCCGAGCAGGAGGTACATGGGCACGTGGAGCCGGGCATCCGTTGTGATGGCCAGGAGCAGAAGGCAATTGCTGGTGAGGGCCAGCATGTACAGGACTGTGATTGTAGCACAGATCAGCTCAGGAGACAAACTGTCATTCAGAATGCCCATCAATATGAAGCCACTTCCCAGGGTGGAGTTCCAGTGCTCCATTCTGTGTTGTTTCTTTAGTTGCCTAGAACCAAGTAGATtctaggtgaattttttttttaagatggttgCAGCCTTTTGTAACATCAGAGGCCCCATAGAATGCCCAATATGAGTCCAATATGGTGATTCCTTTCTCACTGGTAgctaattttatttcttgatctCTGTTTCTGAATCTTTTAAGTATCTTGAAAAAAACCATCTGAATGGAGAACAAGCATCACATTAAGAGCTAAATATTCAAAGATCACTAGATAAGAATATTATTCAGGACATCAAACCTGAATATGTATCTCCTCAGAAATTCAAATCATCTTTCTCATTATAATATATTGATATCCAGGTATCCATGCTCTTAATAATTCTTATACCTATGCTTTAGGTATAATGTTTGACTGATGATTTAAGTACACAGTCACTGTTCTGTGTACCTATTTTGAATATGAAATACTAAAACAAGAGCATCAGTGTGATATCAATAATGTAcctcattatttttttccatataccGTATGTCCACATTGATTTGCAGCCCTCAAAGCTGTAGACACAGCCTTATTAGAAGAGCTAAAGTGTGTACCTTAGTTCACTGGAACAGCCCTACACTCTCCATGTGCCAAAGAGGGAAGATAATTTAGATTGTCAGAGACTATGGAATAGTGTGCTTGAGGTGATGTTACTTTCAGAACTTAATCTTTAAAATCCATGCCAACATAGCTGTTTCTTTTATAACATATTATAATAAAGGTGACCCTGGGATTACtcagaaatatgaaaaacataAGGAATTGATAAGGAAGCTCAGACTGTTTGGGGGAGAAATAGGGAAAGTTGTAGGAGAAAAAAGAGCATGTGTTGTATTTGTAATCAAGCTCATTAACCTTAGCTTCCCTCTCTTTCACCATCTTAGGTCCCCAAACTACAGAGCCAGGGCATCCACACTGCATTGAGGAGCCACAGGGGAGGAAAAAGAGCTCCTCTTCTGGAAGCTGCCACGGGAGTCTGGGACCCATTCCCAGAGAAGCTTTCTAGAACAAGACATGAGATTGACAAAAATCAGTCTCACACATCATGGAAACTGGGCAGATAAATCCAactttgaacatattttaaaaagtctgtaaaTGAGGCATATTTCTAAAACTCACTTTCCTCTATTATGTCATATATTTTGACATTTCACTAGTTTCCATTGACTTCTACAGGTTCCACAGAATTTTAATAGTAAAGAGGTACTAAAGCATGTCACAAAACTATCATCTGATCTTAAATGGCCCTTCAGAGGCATATATTATAACATAGctacaaatatttttatcagaTGCCAGCAAAGCCTATGAGGTCTAAAGACAGATCCTGATGCTACCACCCGGAAGCAGATACACTGGTCTGGGATGTAGCATAGAATCTTCCATCAGGCCTCACTGATTCCTCctcatttttagaaaacaaagaatagAGGAGTTTGTGATGAGTTACAGAGCCC from Budorcas taxicolor isolate Tak-1 chromosome 15, Takin1.1, whole genome shotgun sequence includes the following:
- the LOC128060516 gene encoding olfactory receptor 2AG1-like, yielding MEHWNSTLGSGFILMGILNDSLSPELICATITVLYMLALTSNCLLLLAITTDARLHVPMYLLLGQLSLMDLLFTSVVTPKAIMDFLLSENTISFVGCALQMFLALTLGGSEDLLLAFMAYDRYVAICHPLNYMVLMRPRVCWLMVATSWILASLSAIVYTVYTMHYPFCKAREISHLLCEIPPLLKLACADTSRYELMVYVMGVTFLIPPLVAILASYTLILLTVLHMPSNEGRQKALVTCSSHLTVVGMFYGAATFMYVLPSSLHSPKQDNIISVFYTIVTPALNPLIYSLRNKDVMGALRRILGKYMLWTHS